A single genomic interval of Centropristis striata isolate RG_2023a ecotype Rhode Island chromosome 8, C.striata_1.0, whole genome shotgun sequence harbors:
- the cndp1 gene encoding cytosolic non-specific dipeptidase isoform X2, with product MSRHQYRSQSACLPEETVTHSQQMNLPVLPSILLLISTVHAFQYTELAQYIDNHQEEYVETLADWVAIESDSSNILKRPNLHRMMEVTAQKLRLMGGTVELVDIGEQELPDGQTLALPKVVTAQFGNDSNKHTVCVYGHVDVQPAKLEDGWATDPYNLTDINGNMYGRGASDNKAPVLAWIHAVEAYQALNMELPVNVKFVIEGMEETGSNGLDAMILAQRDTFFSDVDYIIISDCGWLSRRPALTYGTRGNCYFFAEVEGPKQDLHSGVYGGTVIEPMTDLIGILDTLISPSGKILIPGIREAVAPLSDEEWKMYQDIQFDIESFKNKTGVNQLMYSNKVDLLAHMWRYPTVTIHGIEGAFSDPGTKTVIPAKVIAKFSIRQVPDMDPAMVKKQVTDYLHSVFAKRKSPNKLKVTMVIGAKPWLADTKHPLYEAGKAAVKRVFQMDPDLIREGGTIPIARNFQDVTGKSIIMMPIGGFDDGMHSQKEKISRYNYIEGTKLFISFLHEVSQIKKTSV from the exons ATGTCCAGGCACCAGTACAGGTCAcagtctgcctgcctgcctgagGAGACTGTCACACA CTCCCAACAGATGAATCTTCCCGTTTTGCCCTCCATACTGTTGCTCATTTCTACTGTCCATGCCTTCCAGTATACGGAGCTTGCTCAGTACATTGACAACCATCAAGAAGAATATGTGGAG ACTCTGGCGGACTGGGTTGCAATTGAAAGCGACTCCAGCAACATCTTGAAGAGACCAAATCTGCACCGCATGATGGAGGTGACGGCTCAgaagctgaggctgatgggaggGACTGTAGAGCTGGTGGACATCGGAGAACAAGAA CTTCCTGATGGCCAGACGCTGGCCCTGCCCAAAGTGGTGACGGCTCAGTTTGGCAATgactcaaacaaacacacagtgtgtgtCTACGGCCACGTTGACGTCCAGCCAGCAAAGCTAGAGGACGGCTGGGCAACAGACCCCTACAACCTGACGGACATCAACG GTAACATGTATGGAAGAGGAGCATCGGACAACAAGGCCCCAGTTTTAGCCTGGATCCATGCAGTAGAGGCTTACCAGGCCCTCAACATG GAGCTGCCAGTAAATGTGAAGTTTGTCATTGAGGGTATGGAGGAGACGGGCTCCAATGGCCTGGACGCCATGATTCTGGCCCAGAGAGACACCTTCTTCTCTGACGTGGATTACATCATCATCTCAGACTGCGGCTGGCTCAGCAGACGGCCGGCCCTCACCTACGGCACCAGAGGAAACTGCTACTTCTTTGCTGAG GTTGAAGGACCAAAACAGGACTTACATTCTGGAGTTTATGGGGGCACTGTGATTGAACCAATGACTGACCTCATTGGAATTCTTG ACACACTGATCAGCCCCAGTGGTAAGATCCTGATTCCTGGGATCAGGGAGGCTGTGGCTCCCCTCTCTGATGAGGAATGGAAAATGTATCAGGACATCCAGTTTGACATTGAAAGCTTTAAGAATAAAACTGGTGTTAACCAGCTCATGTACAGCAATAAG GTGGATTTGTTAGCCCACATGTGGCGCTACCCCACTGTCACCATCCATGGCATTGAAGGGGCCTTTTCTGACCCGGGCACAAAGACGGTCATCCCTGCTAAGGTCATCGCTAAGTTCTCTATTAGACAAGTTCCCGACATGGACCCAGCCATGGTCAAGAAACAG GTAACAGACTATCTTCACTCAGTGTTTGCAAAGCGGAAGAGTCCCAATAAGCTGAAAGTCACGATGGTGATCGGTGCCAAGCCTTGGCTGGCTGACACTAAGCATCCTTTATATGAGGCTGGGAAGGCTGCTGTCAAGAGAG TTTTTCAGATGGATCCTGATCTGATACGTGAGGGCGGGACCATCCCAATAGCCAGAAACTTCCAGGACGTGACAGGAAAAAGCATCATCATGATGCCCATCGGCGGCTTTGATGATGGGATGCACTCCCAGAAAGAGAAAATTAGCAG GTACAACTATATTGAGGGAACCAAGTTATTCATCTCCTTCCTGCATGAAGTATCCCAGATTAAGAAGACCAGTGTGTGA
- the cndp1 gene encoding cytosolic non-specific dipeptidase isoform X1 — protein MNLPVLPSILLLISTVHAFQYTELAQYIDNHQEEYVETLADWVAIESDSSNILKRPNLHRMMEVTAQKLRLMGGTVELVDIGEQELPDGQTLALPKVVTAQFGNDSNKHTVCVYGHVDVQPAKLEDGWATDPYNLTDINGNMYGRGASDNKAPVLAWIHAVEAYQALNMELPVNVKFVIEGMEETGSNGLDAMILAQRDTFFSDVDYIIISDCGWLSRRPALTYGTRGNCYFFAEVEGPKQDLHSGVYGGTVIEPMTDLIGILDTLISPSGKILIPGIREAVAPLSDEEWKMYQDIQFDIESFKNKTGVNQLMYSNKVDLLAHMWRYPTVTIHGIEGAFSDPGTKTVIPAKVIAKFSIRQVPDMDPAMVKKQVTDYLHSVFAKRKSPNKLKVTMVIGAKPWLADTKHPLYEAGKAAVKRVFQMDPDLIREGGTIPIARNFQDVTGKSIIMMPIGGFDDGMHSQKEKISRYNYIEGTKLFISFLHEVSQIKKTSV, from the exons ATGAATCTTCCCGTTTTGCCCTCCATACTGTTGCTCATTTCTACTGTCCATGCCTTCCAGTATACGGAGCTTGCTCAGTACATTGACAACCATCAAGAAGAATATGTGGAG ACTCTGGCGGACTGGGTTGCAATTGAAAGCGACTCCAGCAACATCTTGAAGAGACCAAATCTGCACCGCATGATGGAGGTGACGGCTCAgaagctgaggctgatgggaggGACTGTAGAGCTGGTGGACATCGGAGAACAAGAA CTTCCTGATGGCCAGACGCTGGCCCTGCCCAAAGTGGTGACGGCTCAGTTTGGCAATgactcaaacaaacacacagtgtgtgtCTACGGCCACGTTGACGTCCAGCCAGCAAAGCTAGAGGACGGCTGGGCAACAGACCCCTACAACCTGACGGACATCAACG GTAACATGTATGGAAGAGGAGCATCGGACAACAAGGCCCCAGTTTTAGCCTGGATCCATGCAGTAGAGGCTTACCAGGCCCTCAACATG GAGCTGCCAGTAAATGTGAAGTTTGTCATTGAGGGTATGGAGGAGACGGGCTCCAATGGCCTGGACGCCATGATTCTGGCCCAGAGAGACACCTTCTTCTCTGACGTGGATTACATCATCATCTCAGACTGCGGCTGGCTCAGCAGACGGCCGGCCCTCACCTACGGCACCAGAGGAAACTGCTACTTCTTTGCTGAG GTTGAAGGACCAAAACAGGACTTACATTCTGGAGTTTATGGGGGCACTGTGATTGAACCAATGACTGACCTCATTGGAATTCTTG ACACACTGATCAGCCCCAGTGGTAAGATCCTGATTCCTGGGATCAGGGAGGCTGTGGCTCCCCTCTCTGATGAGGAATGGAAAATGTATCAGGACATCCAGTTTGACATTGAAAGCTTTAAGAATAAAACTGGTGTTAACCAGCTCATGTACAGCAATAAG GTGGATTTGTTAGCCCACATGTGGCGCTACCCCACTGTCACCATCCATGGCATTGAAGGGGCCTTTTCTGACCCGGGCACAAAGACGGTCATCCCTGCTAAGGTCATCGCTAAGTTCTCTATTAGACAAGTTCCCGACATGGACCCAGCCATGGTCAAGAAACAG GTAACAGACTATCTTCACTCAGTGTTTGCAAAGCGGAAGAGTCCCAATAAGCTGAAAGTCACGATGGTGATCGGTGCCAAGCCTTGGCTGGCTGACACTAAGCATCCTTTATATGAGGCTGGGAAGGCTGCTGTCAAGAGAG TTTTTCAGATGGATCCTGATCTGATACGTGAGGGCGGGACCATCCCAATAGCCAGAAACTTCCAGGACGTGACAGGAAAAAGCATCATCATGATGCCCATCGGCGGCTTTGATGATGGGATGCACTCCCAGAAAGAGAAAATTAGCAG GTACAACTATATTGAGGGAACCAAGTTATTCATCTCCTTCCTGCATGAAGTATCCCAGATTAAGAAGACCAGTGTGTGA